The Pseudomonas sp. G2-4 genome window below encodes:
- a CDS encoding ABC transporter ATP-binding protein translates to MSDPDSIPRLQLRKISKRYPGCQANDAIDLSIQPGEIHALLGENGAGKSTLMKIIYGVTPADSGEVIWQGQRINLRNPAQARSLGIGMVFQHFSLFETLTVAQNIALAMGAAAGTPAHLEPRIREVSRRYGMALEPQRLVHSLSIGERQRVEIIRCLMQDIRLLILDEPTSVLTPREAEDLFVTLRRLASEGCSILFISHKLAEVRALCHSATVLRGGRVSGHCTPAQCSDRELAQLMVGEAAGLGVDYPKVSADKAFLQIDKLSWHNPDPFGCSLRDIDLEVRSGEIVGIAGVAGNGQDEWLALLSGETQLPRPQGETIRFDGQPVAHLRPDARRRLGLAFVPAERLGHGAVPQLSLADNALLSAFQQGLVSHGLIRRRKVERLAEEIIRRFGVKTPDTQTPARSLSGGNLQKFILGREILQQPKLLVAAHPTWGVDVGAAATIHRALIALRDAGAAILVISEDLDELFQISDRLGALCAGRLSALRPTVETRLSDVGGWMAGQFDTCQSPAPVTV, encoded by the coding sequence ATGTCCGACCCCGACTCCATCCCGCGCCTGCAGTTGCGTAAGATCAGCAAACGCTACCCCGGCTGCCAGGCCAACGACGCCATCGACCTGAGCATCCAGCCCGGTGAGATCCACGCCTTGCTCGGGGAAAACGGTGCGGGCAAAAGCACCCTGATGAAGATTATCTACGGCGTCACCCCGGCCGATTCGGGCGAAGTGATCTGGCAGGGCCAGCGGATCAACCTGCGCAATCCAGCCCAGGCCCGTAGCCTGGGGATCGGCATGGTGTTCCAGCATTTCTCGCTGTTCGAAACCCTCACCGTCGCGCAGAACATTGCCCTGGCGATGGGCGCGGCGGCCGGTACGCCGGCTCACCTGGAACCCAGGATCCGTGAAGTTTCCCGCCGCTACGGCATGGCGCTGGAGCCCCAGCGGTTGGTCCACAGCCTATCGATTGGCGAGCGGCAGCGGGTCGAGATCATTCGCTGCCTGATGCAGGACATTCGACTGCTGATTCTGGATGAACCCACCTCGGTGCTCACCCCCCGGGAAGCCGAAGACCTGTTCGTAACCCTGCGCCGCCTGGCGAGCGAGGGCTGCAGTATTTTGTTTATCAGCCACAAGTTGGCCGAGGTGCGGGCGTTGTGTCACAGCGCCACGGTATTGCGTGGCGGGCGGGTGTCGGGGCACTGCACACCGGCACAATGCTCGGACCGTGAGTTGGCGCAGTTGATGGTCGGCGAAGCCGCCGGACTGGGCGTCGACTATCCCAAGGTCAGTGCCGACAAAGCTTTCCTTCAAATCGACAAACTGTCATGGCACAACCCGGACCCGTTCGGCTGTTCGCTGCGGGATATCGACCTGGAAGTGCGCAGCGGCGAGATCGTCGGCATCGCCGGAGTGGCGGGTAACGGTCAGGATGAGTGGCTGGCGTTGCTCAGCGGAGAAACGCAACTTCCCCGCCCGCAAGGCGAAACGATTCGGTTCGACGGTCAACCCGTGGCGCATCTGCGCCCCGACGCCCGTCGTCGGCTAGGGCTGGCCTTCGTGCCCGCCGAACGCCTGGGCCACGGTGCCGTCCCGCAATTGAGCCTGGCGGACAACGCCTTGCTCAGTGCTTTCCAACAGGGGCTGGTCAGCCATGGGCTGATTCGACGCCGCAAGGTCGAGCGCTTGGCCGAAGAGATCATCCGCCGCTTTGGCGTGAAGACACCCGATACCCAAACCCCGGCGCGCAGCCTTTCGGGGGGCAACCTGCAAAAATTCATTCTCGGCCGGGAGATCCTTCAGCAACCGAAGCTACTGGTAGCTGCCCACCCGACCTGGGGGGTGGATGTCGGCGCGGCGGCAACCATCCATCGCGCCCTGATTGCGCTGCGCGACGCGGGCGCGGCGATCCTGGTGATTTCCGAAGACCTCGACGAACTGTTCCAGATCAGCGACCGCCTGGGTGCGTTGTGCGCAGGGCGCCTATCAGCCTTGCGTCCCACGGTCGAGACGCGCCTCAGTGACGTCGGCGGCTGGATGGCCGGCCAGTTCGACACGTGCCAATCCCCCGCCCCCGTGACGGTTTAA